From Strongyloides ratti genome assembly S_ratti_ED321, scaffold srae_chrx_scaffold0000002:
GGGTTTTGGattagataatatttttggtaataatttaatacttCTTATTGGTATTGGAGCTATACCAGCATTTATTGGatttcttttaatgataCCACTAGAAGAAACACCAAAATATGTActtattaatcaaaaaaataataaaaaatttcataaaagtttgaatttttattttggtGAAAATTATGATCATACAGAGATTATGGATTCAATTATGAAAGAGTCAGATGAAATTGAAactaaaaaagtttttccattaataaaagaagttTTTAAAACTCCAAATCTTTTAAAAGCATACATTATTGGAATACTAGCACTtcaagtaatttttatataaaaatatattatttagttaaaatatttgtttgttttttatttagattATTGTTGGAATTTGGccaattatatatttatcaacaGATTTTCTTTCAGtacattttgataatttaacaGCTCAggtattatatataaaaaaaaaatttttttaattattttatttttaagtattatTCTTTTGGATTAACTTTAGCATGTTTTTTCGCAAATTTACCTGgattattaattatagatCGTTATGGAAGACGTcccttatttttaattacagctattataaatataataagtttaattttttatattatctcAGATAGATTATCTCTTAATGGTTATTCGTATATGAAATACGGATGTGTAGGATCATTATTTACATTTGGTATAAGTTATGGAATTGCTTTAGGACCTATTgcatattttataacaagtGAAATGGTACCTCAAAGATCAAGAGCAGTTGTTCAGTCAATGGTATTTTCAACaaatacaatattaaatTGTATCTTTAGTGAGATAACATACcctttatataaattaatagaaGTCTACTGTTTTATTCCCTTGTTTATTATTCCATCAATATTTGCTGCCATCTATTTGTCAAAAAATTTACCTGAAACACGGGGTAAAGAAATATATCAAATTGTCAATGAAATGACAAAGAATAGTCAATCATATGGTTCAACTAACAACATTAGTATTACATCTGAAAATTCTATTAAATTAAGCAAAAAAGATTATGATTGTACAacattttcttaaaaatgttttatttaattttgttttttttttcctcttatatattatttaatttttaaaagttttaaagtaataattatAGATGAAATAtgattgttttattattttattgtaaaatgatatcaatgatcttttaattctttgttaatgttattatattacataaaactcatcagtttttataataaattttatatatttcattgTTTAAATTAACATAAGTTATCTGTTTTATAAAAGTGTAGTATCACTTATaaactattaaatttatt
This genomic window contains:
- a CDS encoding General substrate transporter family and Major facilitator superfamily domain, general substrate transporter and Major facilitator superfamily domain-containing protein — encoded protein: MHIFSYYNLKRKMLSPEGKDYKIFVLCFCVSVCSNFMEGYSNSYPNTAIITFKNYINNSYIDRDNPDGLSEIAYSWIWSSILNVWFIGYLIGTLITPYFTDNYGRRTTLMYANFASFIGTIISTGAVSLPYPELLFLARLIASISSGTSFGALILWIQESTPTHMRGITSFLSETSFIFMTVIGMGFGLDNIFGNNLILLIGIGAIPAFIGFLLMIPLEETPKYVLINQKNNKKFHKSLNFYFGENYDHTEIMDSIMKESDEIETKKVFPLIKEVFKTPNLLKAYIIGILALQIIVGIWPIIYLSTDFLSVHFDNLTAQYYSFGLTLACFFANLPGLLIIDRYGRRPLFLITAIINIISLIFYIISDRLSLNGYSYMKYGCVGSLFTFGISYGIALGPIAYFITSEMVPQRSRAVVQSMVFSTNTILNCIFSEITYPLYKLIEVYCFIPLFIIPSIFAAIYLSKNLPETRGKEIYQIVNEMTKNSQSYGSTNNISITSENSIKLSKKDYDCTTFS